A single window of Natranaerovirga pectinivora DNA harbors:
- a CDS encoding HIT family protein translates to MNNCIFCNIIGGQMNAATIFENSEFKVIMDRFPASRGHILIIPKEHIENIFELDSETGSRLFALATHLAKVLKQKLNCEGLNVLQNNGVAAGQTVPHFHLHLIPRYTDDKVSFGWETLQVTEDELSEMAKEINKSI, encoded by the coding sequence ATGAATAATTGTATTTTTTGTAATATAATAGGTGGTCAAATGAATGCAGCAACTATTTTTGAAAACAGTGAATTTAAAGTGATTATGGACAGATTTCCTGCATCTAGAGGACATATATTAATTATACCTAAAGAACATATTGAAAATATTTTTGAGCTTGATTCTGAAACAGGGTCGCGATTATTTGCTTTAGCGACTCATCTTGCTAAGGTACTAAAACAAAAATTAAATTGTGAGGGCTTGAATGTACTACAAAACAATGGAGTAGCCGCTGGTCAAACAGTACCACATTTTCATTTGCACTTAATTCCAAGGTATACAGATGATAAAGTTAGCTTTGGGTGGGAAACGTTACAAGTAACAGAGGATGAGCTATCTGAAATGGCAAAAGAAATTAATAAAAGCATATAA
- a CDS encoding CAP domain-containing protein produces MKLRKFSAVFMISMLLLLTISPSVLARNVYKWTNIKEIQVTANQLNVRTGPSTDFPVIGTLNQNQVVEVVGTLGSWFVVHLDNNSVGCVSSTWTRVYSYHNQQEAPPTPTPTPSPGQNLTQLNALEREFFDLVNAERRKNGLTEYKIDLEVSRVARIKAQDMADNKYFSHTSPVYGSPFDMLKSFGINYRTAGENIAGNNTVQRAHNALMNSTGHRANILSTNYDSIGVGIVPDPRYGYVFVQLFIRR; encoded by the coding sequence ATGAAACTCAGAAAATTTTCAGCTGTATTTATGATATCTATGTTACTTTTATTAACCATATCACCCTCTGTATTAGCCCGTAATGTTTATAAATGGACTAATATTAAAGAAATACAAGTTACAGCTAACCAACTTAATGTTAGAACTGGACCAAGTACCGATTTTCCAGTAATAGGGACATTGAATCAGAATCAAGTTGTTGAAGTTGTTGGTACATTAGGAAGTTGGTTTGTTGTTCATCTTGACAACAATTCAGTTGGATGTGTTTCTAGTACTTGGACGAGAGTATATAGTTATCACAATCAACAAGAAGCACCACCAACACCAACGCCTACACCATCTCCTGGTCAAAATCTTACTCAGTTAAATGCATTAGAAAGAGAATTTTTTGATTTAGTTAATGCAGAAAGAAGAAAAAATGGATTAACTGAATACAAAATAGATTTAGAAGTATCTAGGGTTGCTAGAATTAAAGCCCAAGATATGGCAGACAATAAATACTTTAGTCATACTTCACCAGTTTATGGATCACCTTTTGATATGCTAAAATCTTTTGGCATTAATTATCGAACTGCTGGTGAAAATATAGCTGGTAACAATACGGTACAAAGAGCTCATAATGCCCTAATGAATAGTACAGGTCATCGTGCAAATATTTTAAGTACCAATTATGATTCTATTGGTGTTGGAATCGTGCCTGATCCAAGATATGGGTATGTATTTGTTCAGTTATTTATTAGACGATAG
- a CDS encoding undecaprenyldiphospho-muramoylpentapeptide beta-N-acetylglucosaminyltransferase: MKKIVLTGGGTAGHVTPNIALIPRLQKEGWAVFYIGSYNGIEKKLIEEINIPYYGISSGKLRRYFDIKNFTDPFKVTKGYFEAVKIIKHINPSMVFSKGGFVTVPVILAAKRKKVPTIIHESDITPGLANKIGIPFASKICATFPQTLSHVPQGKGVLTGSPIREELFSGIKSKGFKITGFNNNLPVLLIIGGSLGSIKINEVVRKTIPTILKSFQVIHICGKGHIDPSYTHLDGYIQYEYVKEELSDLLACADIVVSRAGSNTISELLALKKPNILIPLPSTVSRGDQILNANSFKDQGFSFVLEEEQLNKTSLLQGLNEVYYKRVSYIDNMKNTKLNNGVDNIIKLINEISSANK; this comes from the coding sequence TTGAAGAAAATAGTTTTAACAGGCGGGGGAACTGCTGGTCATGTCACACCAAATATTGCTCTAATTCCTAGGCTTCAAAAAGAAGGTTGGGCTGTTTTTTATATAGGTTCTTATAATGGCATAGAAAAGAAATTAATTGAAGAGATTAATATCCCTTATTACGGAATATCTTCTGGAAAACTTAGACGCTATTTTGATATTAAGAACTTTACAGATCCTTTTAAAGTTACTAAAGGTTATTTTGAAGCTGTTAAAATAATTAAACATATTAATCCTTCTATGGTTTTCTCCAAGGGTGGTTTTGTTACAGTTCCTGTTATTCTTGCTGCAAAGAGAAAAAAAGTTCCTACTATAATACATGAATCTGATATTACTCCTGGACTTGCAAATAAAATAGGCATTCCTTTTGCTTCTAAAATTTGTGCTACTTTTCCCCAAACACTATCCCATGTTCCACAGGGGAAAGGGGTTCTTACTGGATCCCCTATCAGAGAAGAATTATTTTCTGGTATTAAAAGCAAAGGATTTAAAATTACTGGTTTTAATAATAACCTACCCGTATTACTAATTATAGGCGGCAGCTTAGGTTCTATTAAGATAAATGAAGTTGTTCGAAAAACAATTCCTACTATATTAAAATCTTTTCAAGTAATTCATATATGTGGCAAAGGTCACATAGATCCATCTTATACGCATTTAGATGGCTATATTCAATATGAATATGTTAAAGAGGAATTATCTGATTTATTAGCCTGTGCAGATATTGTTGTATCAAGAGCTGGTTCTAATACAATCTCAGAATTGTTAGCTTTAAAAAAGCCAAATATATTGATTCCTTTACCTTCTACAGTTAGTAGGGGTGATCAAATTCTTAATGCAAATTCTTTTAAAGATCAAGGATTTAGCTTTGTTTTAGAAGAAGAACAACTCAATAAAACTTCTCTACTTCAAGGGTTAAATGAAGTATATTATAAAAGAGTGTCTTATATTGATAATATGAAAAATACTAAGTTAAATAATGGTGTTGATAATATTATTAAACTTATTAATGAAATTTCTAGTGCTAATAAATAG
- a CDS encoding sensor histidine kinase: MNSNDDNNDKISIDHFSIIYDKFIQNVSDFNNKQQQMNAKIAHEIKNPLTIIRSMLQLIEKSVPAVAKAPYWHSVFNELDYVNQLLNSLTNFCRSTYINKEVVNINSFMKDIKSSFQSYATEQSKYISLKLPFNDILIEADPIKLKQALSNLIKNAFEATDTDALISIICTSDNSNLTIRIKDTGKGIEADKVKTIFEPFVSYNPQGTGLGLSIVKNIIKEHNGKIQVESIYGSGTTFTISLPLQMPSSYNFTEIINS, from the coding sequence GTGAATTCTAATGATGATAATAACGATAAAATTTCAATTGATCACTTTTCAATTATTTATGATAAATTTATACAGAATGTTTCTGATTTTAATAATAAACAGCAACAAATGAATGCAAAAATTGCCCATGAAATTAAGAACCCCTTAACGATTATAAGAAGCATGTTGCAATTAATAGAAAAAAGTGTTCCTGCTGTAGCCAAAGCCCCTTACTGGCACTCAGTTTTTAATGAACTCGATTACGTTAATCAATTGTTAAACAGCTTAACTAATTTTTGCCGTTCCACGTATATTAATAAAGAAGTAGTAAATATTAATTCATTTATGAAGGATATAAAAAGTTCTTTTCAATCTTACGCAACAGAACAATCAAAATATATTTCTTTAAAACTTCCTTTCAACGACATCTTAATTGAAGCTGACCCAATAAAATTAAAACAAGCTTTGTCAAACTTAATTAAAAATGCCTTTGAAGCAACTGATACAGATGCTTTAATTTCTATTATATGTACTTCTGACAATAGTAATTTAACAATTAGAATAAAGGATACTGGCAAAGGAATAGAAGCCGATAAAGTAAAAACCATTTTTGAACCTTTTGTAAGTTATAATCCACAAGGTACTGGTTTAGGGTTATCTATTGTTAAAAACATTATAAAAGAACATAATGGAAAAATTCAAGTAGAAAGCATTTATGGGTCTGGTACAACGTTTACCATTTCACTTCCTCTTCAAATGCCATCTTCTTATAATTTTACAGAAATAATTAATTCTTAA
- the wecB gene encoding non-hydrolyzing UDP-N-acetylglucosamine 2-epimerase, protein MIKVMSIFGTRPEAIKMAPLVKELEKEPQIKSIVCVTAQHREMLDMVLELFDIKPDYDLNIMAHGQTIIDIISKSLYGLDEIMKKEKPDIVLVHGDTTTTCAGAQAAFLNKIDVGHVEAGLRSGNIYSPFPEEMNRKITGTIANMHFAPTLGNKLNLLREGVNEDGIFVTGNTVIDALHQVINKDYLFDSDELNNIDYNNKKVILLTCHRRENWGQPMEDIFRSVKSIIETNQSVEVIFPMHMNPKIRELAYNIFNGEQRIHLIDPLDYEPFANLINKCYLIMTDSGGIQEEAPSLGKPVVVLRTETERPEAVEAGTVKVIGIDKEVIIKEVNVLLNEDREYIKMKNAVNPYGDGTASKQIVQHIKAHYKQ, encoded by the coding sequence ATGATAAAAGTCATGTCTATTTTTGGGACAAGGCCTGAAGCAATTAAAATGGCACCGCTAGTTAAAGAATTGGAAAAAGAACCACAAATAAAATCTATAGTTTGTGTTACAGCACAACATAGAGAAATGTTAGATATGGTACTAGAGCTATTTGATATAAAACCTGATTATGACCTTAATATTATGGCTCATGGACAAACTATAATAGATATCATATCAAAATCTTTATATGGATTAGATGAGATAATGAAAAAAGAAAAGCCTGATATAGTTTTAGTTCATGGTGATACCACAACTACATGTGCTGGTGCACAGGCTGCTTTTTTAAATAAAATAGATGTAGGGCATGTTGAGGCTGGTTTAAGAAGTGGCAATATATATTCACCTTTTCCAGAAGAAATGAATCGTAAAATTACAGGAACCATCGCAAATATGCATTTTGCACCAACCCTAGGTAACAAGCTGAATTTACTTAGAGAAGGTGTGAATGAAGATGGCATATTTGTAACTGGTAATACCGTTATTGATGCGTTGCATCAGGTAATTAATAAAGATTATTTATTCGATTCAGATGAGCTAAATAATATTGATTATAATAATAAAAAAGTAATACTATTAACTTGTCATAGAAGAGAAAATTGGGGGCAACCCATGGAAGATATCTTTAGAAGTGTTAAAAGTATTATAGAAACAAATCAAAGTGTAGAAGTTATTTTTCCAATGCATATGAATCCTAAAATTAGAGAATTAGCCTACAATATTTTTAATGGAGAACAACGCATCCATTTAATTGATCCACTTGATTATGAACCATTTGCAAATTTAATTAATAAGTGTTATTTAATTATGACTGATTCAGGTGGTATTCAAGAGGAAGCACCATCATTAGGAAAACCTGTAGTGGTATTGAGAACAGAGACAGAAAGACCAGAAGCAGTAGAAGCTGGGACAGTAAAAGTGATAGGTATAGATAAAGAGGTTATTATAAAAGAAGTTAATGTATTATTAAATGAAGATAGGGAATATATTAAAATGAAAAATGCTGTTAATCCATATGGGGATGGAACTGCATCGAAACAAATAGTACAACATATTAAGGCTCATTATAAACAATAA
- a CDS encoding peptidylprolyl isomerase, translating into MKFTRIIITILLLLLISGCTARDKEQIEDNIDVVPEKEVENTVEYDISEDIQFAPPGGNDIVANVHVKDFGVIRVKLFPDIAPRAVYNFTTLSKNGYYNGVSFHTVIEDLIVQSGDPTGTGTGGTSMWGQYFADEFSYELLPLRGALAMYNFGQGDTNGSQFFIVQSDEVSEDILNQMIEYQWPDSEINKYKQVGGAIGLFGRYTVFGQVFEGLEIVDAIASVEVDENERPLEDIIIEYIEIEGEIEEMNINQFGQPEKGDVVAEMHVRDYGVIKIKFFPEESPKTVENFLTHARNGYYDGLIFHRVMDDFMIQGGDPTGTGMGGESIWGGKFEDEFSRQLFPYRGSFAMANAGPNTNGSQFFIVQLGDVSSDFVSQMESLKMPEELINNYKEHGGTPWLYGKHTVFGQVFEGMNIVDAIAATRVDGNSRPLEEVVIERIDVIEY; encoded by the coding sequence ATGAAATTTACAAGAATTATTATCACCATATTGTTATTATTACTTATTAGTGGATGTACAGCAAGAGATAAAGAACAAATAGAGGATAATATTGATGTAGTACCTGAGAAAGAAGTAGAAAATACTGTTGAATATGATATTAGTGAAGATATACAGTTTGCGCCGCCAGGTGGGAATGATATCGTAGCCAATGTTCACGTAAAGGACTTTGGTGTCATCAGAGTAAAATTATTTCCAGATATAGCACCTAGAGCAGTGTATAATTTTACCACCTTATCAAAAAATGGTTATTATAATGGTGTGTCCTTTCACACAGTTATAGAAGATCTTATTGTTCAAAGTGGAGATCCAACAGGTACAGGTACAGGGGGTACCAGTATGTGGGGGCAGTATTTTGCTGATGAATTCTCTTATGAATTACTCCCCTTAAGAGGAGCCCTAGCTATGTATAATTTCGGTCAAGGTGATACTAATGGTAGCCAATTCTTTATTGTACAATCCGATGAAGTGTCTGAAGATATTCTTAATCAAATGATTGAATATCAATGGCCAGATTCTGAAATTAATAAGTATAAACAAGTTGGCGGTGCTATTGGGTTATTTGGAAGATATACAGTGTTTGGTCAAGTTTTTGAAGGCCTAGAAATTGTCGATGCCATTGCATCCGTTGAAGTAGATGAAAATGAAAGGCCACTTGAAGATATTATAATAGAATATATAGAAATAGAAGGAGAGATTGAAGAAATGAATATAAATCAGTTTGGACAACCTGAAAAGGGCGATGTAGTAGCAGAAATGCATGTTAGAGATTATGGTGTAATTAAAATCAAGTTTTTCCCTGAAGAGTCTCCGAAAACAGTAGAAAATTTCTTGACCCATGCTAGAAATGGTTATTATGATGGTTTAATATTCCATAGGGTTATGGATGACTTTATGATTCAAGGTGGAGATCCAACCGGTACAGGAATGGGTGGAGAAAGTATTTGGGGTGGAAAATTTGAAGATGAATTCTCAAGACAACTTTTCCCATATAGAGGGTCATTTGCAATGGCTAATGCGGGACCAAATACTAATGGAAGTCAATTCTTTATTGTTCAATTAGGAGATGTATCTTCTGACTTTGTAAGTCAAATGGAAAGTTTAAAAATGCCAGAGGAATTAATTAACAACTATAAAGAACATGGTGGTACCCCTTGGTTGTATGGAAAACATACAGTATTTGGACAAGTTTTTGAAGGTATGAATATAGTGGATGCTATTGCGGCTACAAGAGTGGATGGTAATAGTAGACCATTAGAAGAAGTGGTTATAGAACGTATTGATGTAATTGAATATTAA
- a CDS encoding rhomboid family intramembrane serine protease, whose product MQIFMKKFNGILLGDGFKEIPTDLETVWMYGKIKNNDLYLLNIIGLKDNLKISLEQYEVYKDITKRQFSKYGYNRIYLLNIYLTSEKSDLNEKLNDFIPNYQDELIDFHWVVNLTEGDIYVSNNQPNNFLNVYSIIESILNNEEYKNLEQIHYKSKFIPITAFLLAINTLIWVIMELVGSSTDSRTLIEFGALFSPAIIYHREYYRLFTAMFLHIGFSHLFYNMFALYLFGSRLEKVLGQYRYTILYIAAGLGGSLLSFGTVLFSEGSIRLAAGASGAIYGLQGAALYITMKTKSSLNGVSEGLLWIMTFGGLIFGFTSTNVDNMAHIGGLVTGYILMIVLNKSKNQELMKNNEIVE is encoded by the coding sequence ATGCAGATATTTATGAAAAAGTTTAATGGTATCTTACTAGGAGATGGCTTTAAAGAGATTCCAACGGATTTAGAAACAGTATGGATGTATGGAAAAATTAAAAACAACGACTTATATCTATTGAATATAATTGGTTTAAAAGATAATCTTAAGATTTCTTTAGAACAATATGAAGTATATAAGGATATAACAAAAAGACAATTTAGCAAATACGGATATAACCGAATATATCTTTTGAATATATACTTAACCAGTGAAAAAAGTGATTTAAACGAAAAGTTGAACGACTTTATACCTAACTATCAAGATGAATTAATTGATTTTCATTGGGTCGTAAATCTTACTGAGGGAGATATTTATGTATCCAATAATCAGCCAAATAATTTCTTGAACGTATATAGTATTATAGAGTCTATCTTAAATAATGAAGAGTATAAAAACCTTGAGCAAATACATTATAAATCAAAATTTATTCCAATAACTGCTTTTTTATTGGCTATAAACACATTGATATGGGTTATTATGGAGTTGGTAGGGTCATCCACCGATTCACGCACACTCATTGAGTTTGGTGCGCTATTTTCTCCAGCGATTATTTATCACAGAGAGTATTATAGATTATTTACTGCTATGTTTTTACACATTGGATTTTCTCATTTATTCTATAATATGTTTGCATTATATTTGTTTGGAAGTCGACTGGAAAAGGTATTAGGTCAATATAGATATACGATTCTATATATTGCGGCAGGATTAGGTGGTAGTTTGCTTTCTTTTGGTACGGTGTTATTTAGTGAGGGTAGTATAAGATTAGCAGCTGGAGCATCTGGGGCTATTTATGGATTGCAAGGCGCTGCATTATATATAACAATGAAAACAAAGAGCAGTTTAAATGGCGTATCAGAAGGATTGTTATGGATTATGACTTTTGGAGGGCTGATTTTTGGTTTTACCTCAACGAATGTTGATAATATGGCACATATTGGCGGATTGGTAACAGGATATATCCTTATGATTGTTTTAAACAAATCTAAGAACCAAGAATTAATGAAAAATAATGAAATAGTAGAATAA
- the porA gene encoding pyruvate ferredoxin oxidoreductase — translation MAIRDKLSGNEAVAVAMKQINPDVVAAFPITPSTEIPQYFSTFVANGEVETEFVPVESEHSAMSACISAAAAGARTMTATSANGLALMWEMLYIAASCKTPVVLTVVNRALSGPINIHNDHSDTMGSRDSGWLQFYGENNQEAYDNLIMALKVAEHPEVSLPAMNCYDGFITSHAIENIELLEDEKVKAFVGDYNPEQFLLNSKNPVAVGPLSMPTHYFEQKRQQAESMRKAKDVIIEVSKEFEALTGRKYDLFESYKLDDAELAIVVIGSTAGTAKYVVDQLRNQGVKAGLLKIRIFRPFPAEEMAEALKDIKVVAVLDKCDGFSGKGAPVFNEIRSALYDYETKPKMVNYVYGLGGRDVRTNDIEKVYNDLLAILESGKVEDPYRYLGVVEE, via the coding sequence ATGGCAATTCGTGATAAATTATCAGGTAACGAAGCTGTTGCCGTTGCTATGAAGCAAATAAATCCAGATGTTGTAGCTGCATTCCCTATCACACCATCAACAGAAATTCCACAATACTTTTCAACTTTTGTGGCAAATGGTGAAGTAGAAACAGAATTTGTTCCTGTAGAATCAGAACATTCAGCTATGTCAGCGTGTATAAGTGCAGCAGCAGCAGGAGCTAGAACTATGACAGCAACTTCTGCAAATGGTTTAGCACTTATGTGGGAAATGCTTTATATAGCAGCATCTTGTAAAACACCAGTAGTATTAACAGTAGTAAACCGTGCATTATCAGGTCCTATTAATATACATAATGATCATTCTGATACAATGGGATCAAGAGACTCAGGATGGCTACAATTCTATGGAGAAAACAACCAAGAAGCATATGATAACTTAATTATGGCTTTAAAAGTTGCAGAACATCCAGAAGTATCTCTTCCAGCAATGAACTGTTATGATGGATTCATAACATCACATGCTATTGAGAACATTGAATTGTTAGAAGATGAAAAAGTTAAAGCATTTGTTGGGGATTATAATCCAGAACAATTCTTATTAAATAGCAAAAACCCAGTGGCAGTTGGACCATTATCAATGCCAACCCACTACTTCGAGCAAAAACGTCAACAAGCTGAAAGTATGAGAAAAGCAAAAGACGTTATTATTGAAGTATCTAAAGAATTTGAAGCATTAACAGGCAGAAAATATGATTTATTCGAATCATATAAATTAGATGATGCTGAATTAGCAATCGTTGTAATTGGTTCTACTGCAGGAACAGCAAAATACGTTGTTGATCAATTAAGAAATCAAGGTGTAAAAGCTGGATTATTAAAAATAAGAATTTTCCGTCCATTCCCGGCTGAAGAAATGGCAGAAGCTTTAAAAGATATTAAAGTAGTTGCAGTTCTTGACAAATGTGATGGATTTAGTGGTAAAGGTGCACCAGTATTCAATGAAATAAGAAGTGCTCTTTATGATTATGAAACTAAACCAAAAATGGTTAACTATGTTTATGGTTTAGGTGGACGTGACGTTAGAACAAATGATATAGAAAAAGTATATAACGACTTATTAGCGATTCTTGAATCTGGTAAAGTAGAAGATCCATATCGTTACTTAGGCGTAGTTGAAGAATAA
- a CDS encoding thiamine pyrophosphate-dependent enzyme, protein MAYNLKEASLKPERLTGGHRMCAGCGAPPVVRTVLRALKEDDKAVIGAATGCLEVSTFLYPYTAWEDSFIHSAFENVAVSVAGAEAAYNAMKRKGKIDETYKFIAFAGDGGTYDIGLQALSGAMERGHDMVYVCYDNGAYMNTGIQRSSATPKYADTTTSPAGKVVPGKEQFRKDLTKIMVAHGIPYVAQSAPLKNFKDLHEKSEKALYTPGPAFLNVIAPCPRGWRYETNKLMDLSELAVDTCFWPLFEVENGKYTLNYMPKKKRHISDWLEAQGRFKHIVKNPQAVEEMQQEIDKRWEDLLRLCGVEA, encoded by the coding sequence ATGGCTTATAATTTAAAGGAAGCAAGTTTAAAACCAGAAAGATTAACAGGCGGACATAGAATGTGTGCTGGTTGTGGTGCACCACCAGTTGTGCGTACTGTTCTTAGAGCTTTAAAAGAAGATGACAAAGCAGTTATTGGTGCAGCAACAGGATGTCTTGAAGTATCTACATTCTTATACCCATATACAGCTTGGGAAGATTCTTTCATTCACTCTGCATTTGAAAACGTAGCAGTTTCTGTAGCAGGAGCTGAAGCGGCATATAATGCAATGAAGAGAAAAGGTAAAATTGACGAAACATATAAATTCATCGCATTTGCAGGAGACGGTGGAACATATGATATCGGTCTTCAAGCATTATCTGGTGCTATGGAAAGAGGACATGACATGGTTTATGTATGTTACGACAATGGTGCATACATGAATACAGGGATCCAACGTTCATCAGCTACACCAAAATACGCTGATACAACAACATCTCCAGCAGGTAAAGTTGTACCAGGTAAAGAGCAATTTAGAAAAGATTTAACTAAAATTATGGTAGCTCATGGTATTCCATATGTTGCTCAATCAGCACCACTTAAAAACTTTAAAGACTTACATGAGAAATCAGAAAAAGCACTTTATACGCCAGGACCAGCATTTTTAAATGTAATTGCGCCATGTCCTCGTGGATGGAGATACGAAACTAACAAATTAATGGATCTTTCAGAACTTGCTGTTGATACTTGTTTCTGGCCATTATTTGAAGTTGAAAATGGTAAATATACATTAAACTATATGCCTAAGAAAAAACGCCATATAAGCGATTGGTTAGAAGCTCAAGGACGTTTCAAACATATTGTTAAAAATCCTCAAGCAGTTGAAGAAATGCAACAGGAGATTGACAAAAGATGGGAAGACCTTCTTAGACTTTGTGGTGTTGAAGCATAA
- a CDS encoding 2-oxoacid:acceptor oxidoreductase family protein, with protein sequence MKNMIEIRWHGRGGQGAKTASLLLAEAAFDTGKYIQGFPEYGPERMGAPITAYNRISDERATVHSNIYEPDYVVVVDETLIDVVDVTAGLKEEGAIIINSSKSPDEIRGKLSGYKGRVYTIDAREISMATLGRYFPNTPMLGAVVKVSNIMDENVFLEAMDSSFSHKFANKPAVIAPNLEAVKRALTEVKG encoded by the coding sequence ATGAAGAACATGATTGAGATTCGTTGGCACGGTCGTGGGGGTCAAGGTGCAAAAACAGCATCTTTACTATTAGCAGAAGCGGCATTTGACACTGGTAAGTATATTCAAGGATTTCCTGAGTACGGCCCAGAGCGTATGGGTGCTCCAATAACTGCATACAACCGTATAAGCGATGAAAGAGCAACAGTACACTCTAATATCTATGAACCAGATTATGTTGTGGTAGTAGATGAAACTTTAATCGATGTTGTAGATGTAACAGCTGGTTTAAAAGAAGAAGGTGCAATTATTATTAATTCATCTAAAAGCCCTGATGAAATTAGAGGCAAACTTAGTGGTTACAAAGGTAGAGTATACACAATCGATGCAAGAGAAATATCAATGGCTACATTAGGAAGATATTTCCCTAATACACCTATGTTAGGTGCAGTAGTAAAGGTTTCAAATATTATGGATGAAAATGTATTCCTTGAAGCAATGGATTCATCATTTAGCCATAAATTTGCAAACAAACCAGCAGTAATAGCTCCAAACCTGGAGGCTGTTAAGAGAGCTCTTACGGAGGTGAAAGGCTAA
- a CDS encoding 4Fe-4S binding protein — protein MSSKDKCIIEGYTPWRKTTPGGIVTSSGNAKYYLTGGWRADKPIWNQEKCKQCMLCFPVCPDSSIEVENKAMKGIDYDHCKGCGVCAAVCPFDAIDMEPEGK, from the coding sequence ATGAGTAGTAAAGATAAATGTATCATAGAAGGATATACTCCTTGGAGAAAAACTACTCCTGGAGGAATAGTAACATCTTCAGGTAATGCTAAATACTACCTTACAGGTGGTTGGAGAGCAGATAAGCCAATCTGGAATCAAGAAAAATGCAAACAATGTATGTTATGTTTTCCAGTATGTCCAGATTCATCAATAGAAGTAGAAAACAAAGCAATGAAAGGCATTGATTATGATCACTGTAAAGGCTGTGGCGTTTGTGCAGCAGTATGTCCATTCGATGCTATAGATATGGAGCCAGAAGGCAAATAA
- a CDS encoding SCP2 sterol-binding domain-containing protein has translation MKILLIYGGRGLAKDPTLIVTAKIKEVLIELSATVEQINLNEENNAKTIASNLHNYDGIVLATTVEWFGIGALAQKFLDDCWYYGDKAIIQDLYLMPVVCSMHTGERDGQNHILKSWDLLGGIHCDGICAYFSNSTELEFNKDYIEIIEKKAENLYRNIKQKKPRLPKSLVINSNGVVKENLPEKKQVSLFDGDEKYIQRQQEDIEQLKFFFKQKLESSNGDIYENIRDAFINSFVSQINFKGIYKINIIDKKKVIAIDINNDVISCDMEDRENVNVNIQADFEALEKITSGYITFQRAFMTGLINAKGDFKLLYMLDQLFRFK, from the coding sequence ATGAAGATACTTCTAATTTATGGGGGAAGAGGTCTTGCAAAAGATCCAACACTAATTGTTACTGCTAAAATAAAGGAAGTATTAATAGAATTAAGTGCAACGGTGGAACAGATTAATTTAAATGAAGAAAACAATGCTAAAACAATAGCATCTAATCTACATAATTATGATGGTATTGTTTTGGCTACTACAGTGGAATGGTTTGGCATAGGTGCCCTTGCGCAAAAATTCTTAGACGATTGTTGGTATTATGGTGATAAAGCAATCATACAAGATTTATACTTAATGCCTGTAGTATGCTCCATGCATACTGGAGAAAGAGATGGACAAAACCATATATTAAAGTCATGGGATCTATTAGGTGGCATACACTGTGATGGTATATGTGCTTATTTTTCTAATAGTACAGAGTTAGAATTTAACAAAGACTACATAGAAATTATCGAAAAGAAAGCCGAAAATTTATACAGAAATATTAAGCAAAAAAAACCTAGACTTCCTAAGAGTCTAGTGATAAATTCTAATGGTGTTGTTAAAGAAAATCTACCTGAAAAAAAACAAGTTTCATTATTTGATGGAGATGAAAAATACATACAACGTCAGCAAGAAGACATTGAGCAATTAAAGTTTTTCTTTAAGCAAAAGTTAGAAAGTAGTAATGGCGACATATACGAAAATATTAGAGATGCCTTTATTAATAGTTTTGTTAGTCAAATTAATTTTAAAGGGATATATAAAATTAATATAATCGATAAAAAGAAAGTAATTGCAATTGATATCAATAATGATGTTATAAGTTGTGATATGGAAGACAGAGAAAATGTAAATGTAAATATTCAAGCAGATTTTGAGGCTTTGGAAAAAATAACTAGTGGCTATATAACTTTCCAAAGAGCATTTATGACAGGACTAATAAATGCAAAGGGAGATTTTAAGTTATTGTATATGTTAGACCAATTATTTAGGTTTAAATAA